One genomic segment of Mastomys coucha isolate ucsf_1 unplaced genomic scaffold, UCSF_Mcou_1 pScaffold22, whole genome shotgun sequence includes these proteins:
- the Alb gene encoding serum albumin produces MKWVTFLLLLFVSGSAFSRGVFRREAHKSEIAHRYNDLGEQYFKGLVLIAFSQYLQKCPFDEHMKLVNEVTDFAKTCVADESAANCDKSLHTLFGDKLCAIPNLRENYGELADCCAKQEPERNECFLQHKDDNPNLPPFERPAAEAMCTSFQENPNAFMGHYLYEVARRHPYFYAPELLYYAEQYNEVLTQCCAEADKTGCMTPKLDAVKEKALVSSVRQRMKCSSLQRFGERAFKAWAVARMSQTFPNADFAEITKLATDLTKVTQECCHGDLLECADDRAELAKYMCENQATISSKLQACCDKPVLKKAQCLSEVEHDNMPADLPPIADDFVEDKEVCKNYAEAKDVFLGTFLYEYARRHPDYSVSLLLRLAKKYEATLEKCCAEADPHACYSTVLAQFQPLIDEPKNLVKSNCELYEKLGEYGFQNAILVRYTKKAPQVSTPTLVEAARNLGRVGTKCCTLPEDQRLPCVEDYLSAILNRVCLLHEKTPVSEHVTKCCSGSLVERRPCFSALTVDETYVPKEFKAETFTFHSDICTLPEKEKQIKKQTALAELVKHKPKATEEQLKTVMTDFAQFLDTCCKAADKDTCFSTEGPNLVTRSKEALA; encoded by the exons ATGAAGTGGGtaacctttctcctcctcctctttgtctccGGCTCTGCTTTTTCCAGGGGTGTGTTTCGTCGAGAAGCAC ACAAGAGTGAGATCGCCCATCGGTATAATGATTTGGGAGAACAATATTTCAAAGGCCT AGTCCTGATCGCCTTTTCCCAGTATCTCCAGAAATGCCCATTTGATGAGCACATGAAATTAGTGAATGAAGTAACAGACTTTGCAAAGACATGCGTTGCCGATGAGTCTGCCGCAAACTGTGACAAATCCCTT CACACTCTTTTTGGAGACAAGTTGTGTGCCATTCCAAATCTCCGTGAAAACTATGGTGAACTGGCTGACTGCTGTGCAAAACAAGAGCCCGAAAGAAACGAATGTTTCCTGCAACACAAAGACGACAACCCCAACCTGCCGCCATTTGAGAGGCCAGCAGCTGAGGCCATGTGTACCTCTTTCCAGGAAAACCCTAACGCCTTTATGGGACA CTATTTGTATGAAGTTGCCAGAAGACATCCTTACTTCTATGCCCCAGAACTCCTTTACTATGCTGAGCAGTACAATGAGGTTCTGACCCAGTGCTGTGCGGAGGCTGACAAGACAGGCTGCATGACCCCAAAG CTTGATGCTGTGAAGGAGAAAGCATTGGTTTCATCTGTCCGTCAGAGAATGAAGTGCTCCAGTTTGCAGCGATTTGGAGAGAGAGCCTTCAAAGCATG ggcAGTAGCTCGCATGAGCCAGACATTCCCCAATGCTGATTTTGCAGAAATCACCAAGTTGGCAACAGACCTAACCAAAGTCACCCAGGAGTGCTGCCATGGAGACCTGCTGGAATGTGCAGATGACAGG GCAGAACTTGCCAAATACATGTGTGAAAACCAGGCAACTATCTCCAGCAAACTGCAGGCTTGCTGCGATAAACCAGTGTTGAAGAAAGCCCAGTGTCTTAGTGAGGTGGAACACGACAACATGCCTGCTGACCTGCCTCCTATCGCTGATGATTTTGTTGAGGATAAGGAAGTGTGCAAGAACTATGCTGAGGCCAAGGATGTCTTCCTGGGCAC GTTTTTGTATGAATATGCAAGAAGGCACCCTGATTACTCTGTATCCCTGCTGCTGAGACTGGCTAAGAAATATGAAGCCACTCTGGAAAAGTGCTGTGCTGAAGCCGACCCTCATGCATGCTACAGCACAGTG CTTGCCCAGTTCCAGCCTCTTATAGACGAGCCTAAGAACTTGGTCAAATCTAACTGTGAGCTTTACGAGAAGCTGGGAGAGTACGGATTCCAAAACGC CATTCTAGTTCGGTACACCAAGAAAGCACCTCAGGTGTCAACCCCAACTCTCGTGGAGGCTGCAAGAAACCTAGGAAGAGTGGGCACCAAATGTTGTACACTTCCTGAAGATCAGAGACTGCCATGTGTGGAAGACTAT CTGTCTGCAATCCTGAACCGTGTGTGTCTGCTGCATGAGAAGACCCCAGTGAGTGAGCATGTCACCAAGTGCTGTAGTGGATCCCTGGTGGAGAGGCGACCATGCTTCTCTGCTCTGACAGTCGATGAAACATATGTCCCCAAAGAGTTCAAAGCTGAGACCTTCACCTTCCACTCTGATATCTGCACACttccagagaaggagaagcagattAAGAAACAAAC GGCTCTTGCTGAGCTGGTGAAGCACAAGCCCAAGGCCACAGAGGAGCAGCTGAAGACTGTCATGACTGATTTTGCACAGTTCCTGGATACATGCTGCAAAGCTGCTGACAAGGACACCTGCTTCTCTACTGAG GGTCCAAACCTTGTCACTAGGAGCAAAGAAGCCCTAGCCTAA